A region from the Canis lupus baileyi chromosome 27, mCanLup2.hap1, whole genome shotgun sequence genome encodes:
- the SUSD2 gene encoding sushi domain-containing protein 2 isoform X1, with product MRPLVLLWALLLLATAPGPGPRPAAAPPPGAQGSCSHRCGDRDGSCSCHPTCSGLGTCCSDFRDFCLEVSPYSGSMMGGKDFQVQHLTWFIPTDGVICRFKESIQTLGYVDSSGHVHCVSPLLYETGHIPFTLSMDNGRSFPRSGTWLAVHPSKVSETEKSQLENETLWQYYGTAGTTDNLTVTWEPSALPTRSVTIELWGYEETGKPYSGEWTAKWSYLYSLATSIPNSGFFTFTPKPAPPNFQRWEVGALRIISSRYYAGEKDVQALWSNEHALAWHLGEDFRADPKAWARAQCLAWEQLEDQLPNFLEELPDCPCTLAQARADSGRFHTDYGCDIERGSVCTYHPGAVHCVRSVQASPRFASGQQCCYTEAGSLLLTADSTGGSTPDRGHDWGAPPFRTPPRVPGLSHWLYDVVSFYHCCLWAPECSRYMRRRPSSDCRSYRPSRLASAFGDPHFITFDGASFSFNGRGEYVLLEAELTNLRVQGRAQPRTTPEGPQDRGTGLTAVAVQEGNSDVVEVRLAGGAGVLQVLLNQEVLSFTEQSWMDLKGMFLSVAAGDSVSIMLSSGAGLEVSVQGPFLSVTVLLPEKFLTHTQGLLGTLNDDPTDDFVLRDGNVLPPKASSRELFRFGADWAVRNTSSLLTYDSWFLVNNFLYQPKHDYTFQPLFPEETTPNPSQAAEAAKLCGDNYFCIFDVMATGSLSVGNATRMAHQWHQHRAQSLQPVTSCGWLAPPPNGRKEGTRYLSGSTVYFHCDSGYSLVGAEVSTCQADGIWSRPTPMCQPARSYTVLLSIIFGGLAVVAVVALVYVLLRHRKGNMAIWGSQP from the exons ATGAGGCCGCTCGTGCTGCTCTGGGCTCTGCTGCTGCTCGCCACGGCCCCCGGCCCAGGCCCCCGGCCTGCAGCAG CGCCTCCTCCAGGTGCCCAGGGGAGCTGCTCCCACCGCTGTGGAGACCGGGATGGGTCGTGCTCCTGCCACCCCACCTGCTCTGGCCTGGGCACCTGCTGCTCCGACTTCCGGGACTTCTGCCTGGAAGTCTCGCCCTACTCGGGCTCCATGATGGGGGGCAAGGACTTCCAAGTACAGCACCTCACCTGGTTCATCCCCACTGACGGCGTGATCTGCAG GTTTAAGGAGAGCATCCAGACCCTCGGGTACGTGGACTCCTCTGGACACGTGCACTGCGTGTCGCCCCTGCTGTATGAGACAGGCCACATCCCCTTCACGCTCTCGATGGACAACGGTCGCTCCTTTCCGCGCTCGGGGACCTGGCTGGCTG TGCACCCCAGCAAAGTGTCGGAGACGGAGAAGAGCCAGCTGGAGAACGAGACCCTCTGGCAATACTACGGCACCGCCGGCACCACGGACAACCTCACCGTGACCTGGGAGCCCTCGGCTCTGCCCACGCGGTCTGTCACCATCGAGCTCTGGGGCTACGAGGAGACAG GGAAGCCATATTCAGGGGAGTGGACAGCAAAGTGGTCATACCTGTACTCCCTGGCCACCAGCATCCCCAACTCTGGCTTCTTCACCTTCACTCCCAAACCTGCCCCTCCAAACTTCCAGCGATGGGAAGTGGGTGCGCTTCGGATCATCAGCAGCAGATACTACGCAGGGGAGAA ggacgTGCAGGCGCTCTGGAGCAATGAGCACGCGCTGGCCTGGCACCTGGGCGAGGACTTCCGGGCGGACCCCAAGGCCTGGGCCCGAGCCCAGTGCCTGGCCTGGGAGCAGCTGGAAGACCAACTGCCCAACTTCCTGGAGGAACTGCCTGACTGCCCCTGCACCCTGGCCCAGGCCCGCGCTGACTCTGGCCGCTTCCAc ACGGACTACGGCTGTGACATTGAGCGCGGCAGCGTGTGCACCTACCACCCTGGGGCCGTGCACTGTGTGCGCTCCGTGCAAGCCAG CCCCCGGTTCGCCTCCGGCCAGCAGTGCTGCTACACGGAGGCCGGCAGCCTGCTCCTGACGGCCGACTCCACCGGCGGCAGCACCCCGGACCGCGGCCACGACTGGGGCGCGCCCCCCTTCCGCACACCACCCCGCGTGCCCGGCCTGTCCCACTGGCTCTATGACGTCGTCAGCTTCTACCACTGTTGCCTCTGGGCGCCCGAGTGCTCCCGATACATGCGGCGGCGGCCCTCCAGCGACTGTCGCAGCTACCGGCCGTCGCGCCTCG CCTCCGCATTCGGGGACCCGCACTTCATCACCTTCGACGGTGCCAGCTTCTCGTTCAACGGGCGCGGCGAGTACGTGCTGCTGGAGGCCGAGCTGACCAATCTGAGGGTGCAGGGGCGGGCGCAGCCCAGGACGACGCCGGAGG GCCCGCAGGACCGAGGCACGGGGCTCACGGCCGTGGCCGTCCAGGAGGGCAACTCCGACGTGGTGGAGGTCCGGctggccggcggggcgggggtccTGCAGGTGCTGCTGAACCAGGAGGTGCTCAGCTTCACGGAGCAGAGCTGGATGGACCTGAAGG GTATGTTCCTGTCTGTTGCTGCCGGGGACAGCGTATCCATCATGCTGTCATCGGGGGCTGGCCTGGAGGTCAGCGTCCAGGGTCCCTTCCTGAGTGTGACTGTCCTCCTGCCTGAGAAGTTCCTCACCCACACGCAAGGCCTTCTCGGGACACTGAATGATGACCCCACGGACGACTTCGTGCTGCGCGACGGGAATGTCTTGCCCCCCAAGGCCAGCTCCCGAGAGCTGTTCCGCTTCGGGGCCGACT GGGCCGTGAGGAACACCTCGTCCCTGCTCACCTACGACTCCTGGTTCCTGGTGAACAACTTCCTGTACCAGCCCAAGCATGACTACACCTTTCAGCCCCTGTTCCCCGAGGagaccacccccaaccccagccagGCCGCCGAGGCGGCTAAGTTGTGTGGAGACAACTATTTCTGCATATTCGACGTGATGGCCACTGGGAGCCTGAGTGTGGGCAATGCCACGCGGATGGCCCACCAGTGGCACCAGCATCGTGCTCAGAGCCTGCAGCCTG TGACGTCCTGCGGCTGGCTGGCCCCGCCCCCCAATGGACGCAAGGAGGGTACCAGGTACCTGTCGGGCTCCACTGTCTACTTTCACTGCGACAGCGGCTACAGCCTGGTTGGGGCAGAGGTCAGCACCTGCCAGGCTGATGGCATCTGGTCGAGGCCCACCCCGATGTGCCAGCCAG CTCGGAGCTACACGGTGCTGCTGAGCATCATCTTTGGAGGCCTGGCGGTGGTGGCCGTGGTCGCGCTCGTCTATGTGCTGCTGCGCCATAGGAAGGGCAACAT GGCCATCTGGGGTTCACAGCCCTGA
- the SUSD2 gene encoding sushi domain-containing protein 2 isoform X2 encodes MRPLVLLWALLLLATAPGPGPRPAAGAQGSCSHRCGDRDGSCSCHPTCSGLGTCCSDFRDFCLEVSPYSGSMMGGKDFQVQHLTWFIPTDGVICRFKESIQTLGYVDSSGHVHCVSPLLYETGHIPFTLSMDNGRSFPRSGTWLAVHPSKVSETEKSQLENETLWQYYGTAGTTDNLTVTWEPSALPTRSVTIELWGYEETGKPYSGEWTAKWSYLYSLATSIPNSGFFTFTPKPAPPNFQRWEVGALRIISSRYYAGEKDVQALWSNEHALAWHLGEDFRADPKAWARAQCLAWEQLEDQLPNFLEELPDCPCTLAQARADSGRFHTDYGCDIERGSVCTYHPGAVHCVRSVQASPRFASGQQCCYTEAGSLLLTADSTGGSTPDRGHDWGAPPFRTPPRVPGLSHWLYDVVSFYHCCLWAPECSRYMRRRPSSDCRSYRPSRLASAFGDPHFITFDGASFSFNGRGEYVLLEAELTNLRVQGRAQPRTTPEGPQDRGTGLTAVAVQEGNSDVVEVRLAGGAGVLQVLLNQEVLSFTEQSWMDLKGMFLSVAAGDSVSIMLSSGAGLEVSVQGPFLSVTVLLPEKFLTHTQGLLGTLNDDPTDDFVLRDGNVLPPKASSRELFRFGADWAVRNTSSLLTYDSWFLVNNFLYQPKHDYTFQPLFPEETTPNPSQAAEAAKLCGDNYFCIFDVMATGSLSVGNATRMAHQWHQHRAQSLQPVTSCGWLAPPPNGRKEGTRYLSGSTVYFHCDSGYSLVGAEVSTCQADGIWSRPTPMCQPARSYTVLLSIIFGGLAVVAVVALVYVLLRHRKGNMAIWGSQP; translated from the exons ATGAGGCCGCTCGTGCTGCTCTGGGCTCTGCTGCTGCTCGCCACGGCCCCCGGCCCAGGCCCCCGGCCTGCAGCAG GTGCCCAGGGGAGCTGCTCCCACCGCTGTGGAGACCGGGATGGGTCGTGCTCCTGCCACCCCACCTGCTCTGGCCTGGGCACCTGCTGCTCCGACTTCCGGGACTTCTGCCTGGAAGTCTCGCCCTACTCGGGCTCCATGATGGGGGGCAAGGACTTCCAAGTACAGCACCTCACCTGGTTCATCCCCACTGACGGCGTGATCTGCAG GTTTAAGGAGAGCATCCAGACCCTCGGGTACGTGGACTCCTCTGGACACGTGCACTGCGTGTCGCCCCTGCTGTATGAGACAGGCCACATCCCCTTCACGCTCTCGATGGACAACGGTCGCTCCTTTCCGCGCTCGGGGACCTGGCTGGCTG TGCACCCCAGCAAAGTGTCGGAGACGGAGAAGAGCCAGCTGGAGAACGAGACCCTCTGGCAATACTACGGCACCGCCGGCACCACGGACAACCTCACCGTGACCTGGGAGCCCTCGGCTCTGCCCACGCGGTCTGTCACCATCGAGCTCTGGGGCTACGAGGAGACAG GGAAGCCATATTCAGGGGAGTGGACAGCAAAGTGGTCATACCTGTACTCCCTGGCCACCAGCATCCCCAACTCTGGCTTCTTCACCTTCACTCCCAAACCTGCCCCTCCAAACTTCCAGCGATGGGAAGTGGGTGCGCTTCGGATCATCAGCAGCAGATACTACGCAGGGGAGAA ggacgTGCAGGCGCTCTGGAGCAATGAGCACGCGCTGGCCTGGCACCTGGGCGAGGACTTCCGGGCGGACCCCAAGGCCTGGGCCCGAGCCCAGTGCCTGGCCTGGGAGCAGCTGGAAGACCAACTGCCCAACTTCCTGGAGGAACTGCCTGACTGCCCCTGCACCCTGGCCCAGGCCCGCGCTGACTCTGGCCGCTTCCAc ACGGACTACGGCTGTGACATTGAGCGCGGCAGCGTGTGCACCTACCACCCTGGGGCCGTGCACTGTGTGCGCTCCGTGCAAGCCAG CCCCCGGTTCGCCTCCGGCCAGCAGTGCTGCTACACGGAGGCCGGCAGCCTGCTCCTGACGGCCGACTCCACCGGCGGCAGCACCCCGGACCGCGGCCACGACTGGGGCGCGCCCCCCTTCCGCACACCACCCCGCGTGCCCGGCCTGTCCCACTGGCTCTATGACGTCGTCAGCTTCTACCACTGTTGCCTCTGGGCGCCCGAGTGCTCCCGATACATGCGGCGGCGGCCCTCCAGCGACTGTCGCAGCTACCGGCCGTCGCGCCTCG CCTCCGCATTCGGGGACCCGCACTTCATCACCTTCGACGGTGCCAGCTTCTCGTTCAACGGGCGCGGCGAGTACGTGCTGCTGGAGGCCGAGCTGACCAATCTGAGGGTGCAGGGGCGGGCGCAGCCCAGGACGACGCCGGAGG GCCCGCAGGACCGAGGCACGGGGCTCACGGCCGTGGCCGTCCAGGAGGGCAACTCCGACGTGGTGGAGGTCCGGctggccggcggggcgggggtccTGCAGGTGCTGCTGAACCAGGAGGTGCTCAGCTTCACGGAGCAGAGCTGGATGGACCTGAAGG GTATGTTCCTGTCTGTTGCTGCCGGGGACAGCGTATCCATCATGCTGTCATCGGGGGCTGGCCTGGAGGTCAGCGTCCAGGGTCCCTTCCTGAGTGTGACTGTCCTCCTGCCTGAGAAGTTCCTCACCCACACGCAAGGCCTTCTCGGGACACTGAATGATGACCCCACGGACGACTTCGTGCTGCGCGACGGGAATGTCTTGCCCCCCAAGGCCAGCTCCCGAGAGCTGTTCCGCTTCGGGGCCGACT GGGCCGTGAGGAACACCTCGTCCCTGCTCACCTACGACTCCTGGTTCCTGGTGAACAACTTCCTGTACCAGCCCAAGCATGACTACACCTTTCAGCCCCTGTTCCCCGAGGagaccacccccaaccccagccagGCCGCCGAGGCGGCTAAGTTGTGTGGAGACAACTATTTCTGCATATTCGACGTGATGGCCACTGGGAGCCTGAGTGTGGGCAATGCCACGCGGATGGCCCACCAGTGGCACCAGCATCGTGCTCAGAGCCTGCAGCCTG TGACGTCCTGCGGCTGGCTGGCCCCGCCCCCCAATGGACGCAAGGAGGGTACCAGGTACCTGTCGGGCTCCACTGTCTACTTTCACTGCGACAGCGGCTACAGCCTGGTTGGGGCAGAGGTCAGCACCTGCCAGGCTGATGGCATCTGGTCGAGGCCCACCCCGATGTGCCAGCCAG CTCGGAGCTACACGGTGCTGCTGAGCATCATCTTTGGAGGCCTGGCGGTGGTGGCCGTGGTCGCGCTCGTCTATGTGCTGCTGCGCCATAGGAAGGGCAACAT GGCCATCTGGGGTTCACAGCCCTGA